The Ipomoea triloba cultivar NCNSP0323 chromosome 4, ASM357664v1 DNA segment CTGTCAATTTACTTTACTTTACGGTAAAAGACCTTAATGATAACAACAATGATATGTATATGAGGTGGCAATTGTACATCTCAATAAAAAAGTGATgtgaaatatgaaataaaattatagcaTGAATATGGTCCTTCGAAGAATGTCAAGTTACTTATAGTAATATGAATCATCAATAATTGGTTCAAACATTCTGAATTTGACCCCAACTTGTGTCCAAATTATGTCCAGATAAGAAGACACACTTGTCCTATACTCCTATGAGGCACGAGCTGAATGCACATTTCCTAAATATTACTCTGACAAAATAATAGGAACCAGTTTCCTATTTTTAAGAGAAAAACATGTTGAACTTGAACAACTAGCTTCTCCTTATGGGgttttgtatttaaaaagaGCAGGCAAGGGTGGCTCCAATCCAAGTATTTAAGAGAAAAACATGTTGAACTTGAACCACTACCTTCTCCTTGTGGTTTCTAGGCTTTGGTTACTTTAGATTCTTTTTCTGATCAATAGCCTGCTTACAAAATTGTCAATCCAGAATGCCTCCAACCCAAGTCTTTccacttttgagttttgacaaaTTTTTGCTGGAATTGCTTCATGTATAAAATGCATCCAGAAGACCTTGAAATTTCTTCTATTGTTTGAATTTATATTGTAGCAGTAGTAGTGAACAAATAAATTAACCTGTAACTGGATATCATTTGTATCATTGCTAATAAGCTTTTGTTATTTACAACATCCTAAGTCATTTGATCTTGAGAAGCTGCGCTATAGATTCCTACATTTAGGATCTCCCACTTAAATACCTTCCAGAGGTACTGCCAGTTTTTGAGGTGTTGACTTCTTGACTTCTCTGGTGCATGCTATCGAATCTTGGGTTACAGATTGTCTATTCATGAATCATGCTTCAATTCCACCATCCAAGCACTTCAATTTTATATGGTTTGTGCCTTAGAGAAAATTTACTGGAGCAAATAATCCATGCATGATTTTCTGTTTTacctataaaaattaataattgaagtTTGTTCAACTCTCTTGAATGTCATGTCATTTACTTTTGAAATTGTTTCAATCCAGTATTCACaactaaatttttgtttatatttatatatatatatatatatatatatatatatatatatttacaggcTGCTTCTAGATTAGCACAGTTGGATAGAATTGCTGAACGCCTTTCACGCCATGTTATGCAGCATCATGAAGTAATGGGTAAGGCTtctgtttgtgtgtgtgtgtgttttttttgggGACCCTCGTAAGATTCTTCACATATATTTTATCATTGTTTTGTATAATAAGCTGTATGCCTTGCTTGGTTAACTACATCTGAtgacaaataatatttttcttttgtaaatGATAAAGATAGAGCGTTTAGGGGGCAAGAAGTCCTAAAAGGCATGTTCCAGAATTTCCCATTGTTTTCTAGTATGTATTGAATGATGACCCACTTAAGAATTGTTTCCAGACATTCTTGAAGGTAGAGCTTACTATGATTATCTGTAGGTCTTCTGTAGATTATTTGAATGGTAGATTACTATGATTATCTCGACATGTTATATAGATCAGATCTTTTGGGATTCATTTAGAGTGTCACTTTAAAAAATGAGTTAAAACCATTCCCCTGATAAAGGTGCACAATGCTACTCATGTAGGATCTTAAGAAGGAACCAATATGAAACCTTATCTTTATTATAGACAGGTTGCTTCTAGGTCTTGAACCCCTGACTTTTAGCATAAAAAATTGGTAAACATTTGGCTACTAAACCACCAAGCTTTCAAGCActtaatataatgcatttaaAAAGATGGTATCTGCTTTATCTCCTTTCCTATCAGCTCTGTAAGTCTTGTGCTTATTTTGTTGTTGAGTTTATTACTTGTGCCTCTTGGTATTATGCACGTGTTTAATGTGTGTCCTTTGATATTCCCTAGGTGTGTGAACAAGTTGATAGACCCTATGGTGATATACTCTAGGTTAGCGTATgggtatatatatgtgtagtcTTTGTGTTATCCAATGGGTGTTCAagcaatacatatataaatcttCCCAGTTTATTCAACAGTTAAGCATTTAAGCTGTCATTGTTATGGTTCCATTTTTCTTATAATGGATGCACAGTGGTTTCTCCTTTCAATCTTTAACAATGTGCTTGTACTGGCAGTGAAAGGAATGAATCTTGTCAGGGAATTGGAAAGAGACTTGAAAGTTGCGAATGTTATTTGCATGGTAAGCAGCTGTCAATGTTGCATGTTAATGTCttggtaaaataattatgatattttaCCTTTTATGGTTTTTTTACATCATAAAATTTGACTTTTCCCACTATTATTACCATGAGGCTGGCTTTTCTCTTGATCTCTGGTTCTCATCAATTCTTTTTCCTGATTTCTGCAGAATGGGCGGAGACATCTTACATCATCAAGGAATGAAATATCAAGGGATCTTATTGTGCACAGAAATTCTAAAAAGAAACAAGCGCTTTTGGTATTTTTCTTTGCCTAGGCTCCTTCAAGGACTagcatgactttttttttttttcatcctaGTCTAGGCAAAAGGATCTTGAGTTCTCATTTAGTCTGACCATGGTTACCATCACCAATATGGAATAGCTTTTCGATGAGAAGtagttatatatttttattagtagGTGTTCAATTTGTTGTGAAAATGCTCCTCAGAATTTGACAGCTTATAAATTTTAGGACATGCTCCCCATCTTAACGGAGCTCCGCCATGCACTGGACATGCAAGTGGCTCTTGAAACTCTTGTAGAGGAAGGAAACTTCTCTAAGGTCCCATTCTATTCCAACACAATCTTTGCAGCTTTGCTTCCACTTCCTCTTCCTTCTCGCAAATCATTCTTTTTTATTCTAATGTTGTATGGTCATGCATTCTGCAAGTATTGACTAATGATTGACCTGTTGACTTGCAGGCATTCCAAGTACTCTCTGAGTATTTGCAAATTATGGATAGTTTATCACAACTTTCAGCAGTACAAGAAATGAGCCATGGTGTTGAGGTGAAATTAACACATGATAACTTTTAATGAAGTGATCATAAGGGACATCTCTACttctttttgtaaataattgttagAAAATCCTATCCAGATCTAGAGTTCTGACTAAATTTTGCACATGAACACAATCTTTGCTATCTTTATGGTATTTCTTTAGTTTTCCCATGATTGTGGTTATCTAAGTCTATGTTAATGAGCTCCATGAATTTACAGGTGTGGTTGGGAAAGACTCTTCAAAAGTTGGATGCACTTTTATTAGGAGTATGCCAGGATTTCAAAGAGGAGAGCTATACAACTGTTAGTCAATCAACTTGGTTTTCGACCAAATCATTACAAGTTTTGAAGTGCATTGCATAATTTCACATTTCATCTTTAGTTGTCTCATCTTGCattcttgtaaaaaaaaatcttatcttgTATTCTTTTTTCTCACACTTCCACTGTATGATAGGCCAAATACTGGTATGAATATGATTCCATAAACTTTTTGTACAGAAATAGATTCATGCATTTGAAATCTTGTTAACATATGTTGTTTAGCTTTAATCCTATTCAAAGATGTTATTTCTGGATAGAGTCTGATCTGAATTCTGATTTATATTTAGATATTTTGTGCATAGGGCAGACTTTGTAAATGCTATGGTGCAGATGAAGCTGGTTGCAGATTACTGTCTGTGTACAGTATATAGTAATATGTCATAACAAGCTTGAAATAATGTGTTCCATATCATCTACAGGTGGTTGATGCTTATGCACTAATCGGGGATGTTTCTGGACTTGCTGAAAAGATACAAAGTTTCTTTATGCAGGAGGTTCTCTCTGATACACACAGTGTTTTGAAGACTCTTGTGCAAAAGGTATGTTTATCTGCTTTCTTTTTTTGATAGgcatttccttttcttttccaataAGAGTACTAATGGCCAAATTCACAATCCTTTGGTGTAACTGGACTTAGTTGACATGTTTGAGATTACTTTTATGGTAAAATGTTCAAGATTATCCAAAAGAAAAATGACTAGTGTTTTCTTTGAGTCTCTAGCTCCCAGCCAGTGTGACATTAATGAAAAATgcataattatttaaaacatcAAGTAAGCTGACTTTTTTCCAGGGTATAAAGtgaacaataagaacaaatAAAGCTGACCTTTTACATGACAGTATCTTTTGCTTCCTTGCTTTATAACATCTATTACTTATTGCAGGACTTTGAAAATACCAATGTGCAAGGTGCAAGGTATAATCTCATGCCTCTATCAGCTTGCTAAGAAACTGTTCTAGTTTATCTGTGTCATGATTTGCCCCCACTCCACATCCAGGCTCACATACAGTGATCTGTGCATTCAGATGCCTGAATCCAAATTTAGGCAGTGTTTGTTGGCAACCCTAGCTGTATTATTTAAGTTGATGTGTTCATATCATGCAATCTTGAGCTTCCAGCCAGTGGATAAGGTAAACATCTTTCTTGTGTCTTAAAACTATTCATAGTTTCTTACAGTGCTCACAATAATAGACTGCTTACCTCTCTTTCTTTTCAGATTGCTTTTTCTTGacttttatgtatatttttcctcatttaaaaaaattgaatgtatAGAGCTTTCTGCTTGAAGGATTTGTTATAGAATCTgcttcaatttaaaattttattcatatttgtttattatgcTTCTTTGCAATTATCAGGTCATTGCCTGAAATTATTCCCCCCTCTCACTATTTATGCACAGATTTTATGTGAAGTATTTTGTGATATCAATCTCTCTGCCTGCCAAACCCTTGCTATGGATAAGAAGCAGGGTGAGGTTTTTGCACTTGCAGGGGACATTCAACATGTTGGTACAATTGCACAAACTCCAGTTGTATCCTCCACTGGAGAGATGCCAGCAACCTGTGTATCTTTGACAGATAATATTGCAGCTTTTCATCCTTCAAATATAGATAATGGTGAAGAGGTAAGGGATGGTGGAGAGACAGCATCAAGCAGCGGATCACCCTGGTTTCAGCTGCGTAAGGATGCTGCAACTTTTGTTTCACAAACCTTACATAGAGGCCGGAGGAATCTCTGGCAACTTACAACAAGTCGTGTAGCAGTGTTGCTTTCGTCTCCTGTTGTGTGCTCTACAAGTATTCATCAGTTCCTAACAATGTATGAAGATCTGAATACTTTCATCTTGGCTGGGGAAGCTTTCTGTGGGAGTGAAGCAGTTGAATTCAGGCAGAAAGTAAAATTCGTTTGTGAAAGTTATTTTGCTTCTTTCCATCGGCAGAACATATATGTAAGTTTGCCTTACCCTATCCCTATCCCTATCCCTATATGTTGTGCATAGTGCATACACACACAACAGAGTGCATGTCGTGGGAAACATTTCCCCTCTGCACATTGTGGTCCTTGAGTGGCAAAAGAAATATAAGATATTTTGAGGGACTTGGGACTCCCGTGCATTGGATTAAGTAGAGAGTTTGGATCTTTTGCTTTTAGGGTATAAAGAAAAGCCCATAAATGGACCTCCTGTGTAATCTAGAATCATGATACtcttgtaatattttttgtagGCATCTACTTGGagcttttcttttttaataggGAAAAGGtgcaaataagccatcgaactatttgggaattagcaattaagccatcgaactcgaattagctccaaataagccactgaactcagaaaaacaaagcaattaagccactaaaccggaaaaaaataacaattaacattttcaacAGGTCATTTGCCTATTCCGGCAATCGGTGACGACTTTTCCGGTGACCGGCAAAAACTTCCGGCGATGACGGAGCCGTCGCCTGTCGCATTTTCCGGCGAGGGTGACCAAAACTGGTCGCTGGAATTTTTCGCTGGTCACCAGTGGCCGGAATAGACAAATGACaagttaaaaatgttaattgttaattttttttttctggtttagtggcttaattgttttgattttctgagttcagtggcttatttggagtttatttgagttcgatggcttaattgctaattcccaaatagttagatggcttatttgtaccttttccctttttaatataatattgaaagcTATTACATGTACATCTTTTTCTGGAAAGCAGTAAATCTAAATCTACTGGTTCATAAAGCTTCtattaacaaatttattttcctaagaagttaaaatttgaaataatataaatataattgaagTTTTCTTTACCTTACCACTTGTTTGCCTCCCGTGTATGATACTGGTCATTGCTTTTACTGAAATTTGTCACACTGCTTTTGATAATGAGGCTATGAGTTGGATAATTCTTGTGCTCATTCACACATGAACAAATTCTTGTTGTTCCTCACTTAATGATACTGAGGCTATAAAGTTGAATAATTTCATTTCTgttatatcataattattatgcTACTGTGAGAAGCTACTATTTTGTACTCAGCTTGGTGAATTTTtatctaattattttaatagtgAATTTCTAAGTAAAGAGAAGGGGTGGGTATGGGTCCTGGTTTTAGATTTCAATGGGTACATTATCTACTATTCCCTTCCTAAAAAGTATACAGagtattttgtaaatttgtaatgttttgaGTGCTGAATTACTTAGCTGATTCATCTTACTGACTGATGCTTTGACATATCACATAAAAATGTAGCAGTAGCTGATCATCACTTATCTTAGAGGTTATCAAGGATGAACATTTTACTACATTTTTATCTCTACTTCCATTatctgtttgtttgtttgtttgtgcgTTTTTTTCCCTGAAACAGTGACACTTTGACTATCTGTTACTAATAAGAATTGAGTTGCAATAATAGCCTACATTACCTGTGAAGTCCTATAATAGTGTTCAATTTATATCTATAATCATATGTATGCTACCATAGATTACTCATTTTCTTATGAACTCTTCACCCTTTTTGGTGCTTGAAGCTACATGAACACCTGCAATTAAGTGCATTTTTTGTTCCtgcaaatttgaaacaaaaattacttttaatgAAGTAATACATGTGACCTGACTGATGAAAGGGTGGTTTTGAGTTTTCAATcctattatgttattactaTTCTGTACAACACCCGAGGAAGAGAATATGTTCTAAAAATTTATTGGCCTACTGAAGTGTTTCTTTTTATGTGTTTATCTGATgttaattaatacggagtataaactTTTCTTAGGGTCATAATTCGTTCTTAACTCATAACATGTATGGTTTTTAATAATCTTAAaatcttcatttttatataCAGGCACTGAAATTGGTGCTGGAAAAGGAGAATTGGCTGATATTGCCACCAGAAGTAACACAAGTAGTAAGTTTTGCTGGTCTCATTGGTGATGGAGCGGCATTGATTGCTTCAACTAGTAACTCTCTCGATACTCGATTGGGGCATGCCCATAAGTCAAATGATCTTGCCCAAACCAACTCTAAGAGGAGCGGATTTTCAAATTGGCTGAAGAACGAGAACCCCTTTTTGGTGAAATTGAATTGTAGTTCAAATGAGTACACTGATTCTTATTTTCCCGGATCGCCATCTTCTAGAGAAGTTGGAAGCTCTAACGGGAGTTATTTCAAAAAGGATTCTACTCAAGAAAACCATGCTGAAAATCATATGAATGGGAGTCCTTCTCTATCAGAAGATGAAAACGAAGATCTTCATGCTGATTTTATTGATGAAGATAGTCAACTTCCAAGCCGGATTTCAAAGCCTAGTCGTTCAAGACATCGTTCTACACTTTCGAATGATGAAGAAATGACAGCACAAACAGGATCGTCTCTTACTCTCTTAAGGTAAGATGTTTGGATTTGCTTTCTTACTAAATATATTGATAACTTTAAGCTGAAAATTGTACACAACAGGTTAATGGATAAATATGCAAGGCTAATGCAGAAGCTGGAGTTCGTAAATGTTGAGTTGTTCAAGGTATGCCCTTTTAAAAATAGTTCATAGTCTAGATATATTTCACTTTCTTTTTTGGTGATCAACTCTTTACAGTCtgcttctcttttttttttttttttaaataaatttttttaactgTGAAATCCTTTAACAGGGAATTAGCCAATTGTTTGGGATCTTTTTTCACTTTGTATTTGAGAGCTTTGTCAATCAGAGTACTCTCCCTGGTGGAAAGGTCTTGACAGACATGCTTCCTCGTAAGTGTTTTCAATAGTTACTTTTCTCTCtccattaaaaagaaaaaaatttgtatGTCCTACACCATgctgttatttatttatttattttaatggttCTTAGACAAGCTAAAGACTGCATTATCAAGAATAACACAGGATTGTGACCAATGGATGAAACCACAGTCTTCACCATTTAATTCATCTTCACCCACATCTTCAAATACACCATTCACTCATATGGATGTCACTCCTACAAGTCCACCAAGTCTCTTAGCTGGTGCATCTTTTAGTCTCAAGGTACTTTTATTTCAGCAATGCTGAGCAGGGATATAGTTCTCTGTGTAATTGGTTTCTTCTTTATAGAAGATCTACTTGTATTGCTTGTGGTATTGTTACTCTAGCCAGTGATACTGTAATACTTGTACAAGTTAGTTTAGACAGGTCTCTGAACTTGTTGGCTTTAAGTCTTGTCCTTAGGGGCGTGATAAATTAAACATCATAATACCCATAGAAAAATGCATATGCATGGATTTGATATCGCCTAATGTTTTGATGAGTACTGTATTATTTTCATGTGTAGTAATTCTAAAAAAGTGTCTCATTTTCAGTTTTGATGCATAATATATCTCAACATAATTGCAGGAAAGATGTGCCGGTGCTGACACTATATCTCTTGTTGCTCGATTGTTGCATAGATCTAAAGCTCATCTTCAGTCAATGCTTCTGAAAAAAAATTCAGCGACTGTTGAAGATTTTTATGTGCATTTGGTATGCTTACCTGGACTACAAAAAGTTCTATTAgtagttataatttttatgcAACTATAaatgaaattgataaaaatgGTTAAACCACTGCCCTAAGGTCCAACCGTCCAACTAAATTCctttaggcaaattattgcatggaccatggtccacacagctgtgtggaccaaaaataaaaagtacattatttttgtcctgaaggtacattatttttgtactgtaagtacattatttgatagtatatatcaaataatgtaccttcaatacaaaaataatgtaccctaatataatgtacctacagtataaaaataatgtatcttcaatacaaaaataatgtactttttatttttggtccacacagctgtgtggaccatggtccatgcaataatgaNCTATAaatgaaattgataaaaatgGTTAAACCACTGCCCTAAGGTCCAACCGTCCAACTAAATTCctttaggcaaattattgcatggaccatggtccatgcaataatgattgattccTTTATAGTANAAAAATGGTTAAACCACTGCCCTAAGGTCCAACCGTCCAACTAAATTCctttaggcaaattattgcatggaccatggtccacacagctgtgtggaccatggtccatgcaataatgatggtccacacagctgtgtggaccatggtccatgcaataatgattgattccTTTAtagtatggaccatggtccatgcaataatgattgattccTTTATAGTATATGCAGTTGAGAAGTTGAAAAAACAGAGTGGAAAGACCACAAGAATATTGTTAATTTCTGATTTATGCCTGAAGAACTAAAATAGTATAACAATGGAAAATGATCATAGAGTACCGTGTTGATTTTCTGTCTTAATGCTCTGTGAACTTCTGTTATTTGAAACCCATAAAAAATTATTGCAACCAATTAATCTCTTCTGATGTAGTCCTATATAATGAGTAATGACAATTCTGATATGTATGATTTTATGGAGGGATTGTCTTTCATTAATCAGCTTAGCATCTTAAATATTTCACTAAGTTGATTGAGGAACTTTTCCAATGGCTCCTTTTTCAGGTGGATGTTGTACCAGACCTTGTAGAACATATTCACAGAACAACTGCCAGGCTATTTCTCCACATAAATGGGTGAGATATTACTCATTTTTTGTCCTCATTCCACACACCTTTTTAGTACTAGGAGTGACTTTTTGCTGTCTCTGGCTCTAAGCGAGTGTTATATCCATAGATACCAAAAATATACATCTCCAATGGAATGTTTATATGAGAAACTCATTTGTCTGCCTTTAGGGgtcgtttggttcaagttatataagataaccaAGGTTATCTTTGCTTAGGAGTATAAGATTTcctgtttggttcaagttatgcaATTTTCCCGGGAAATGTAACATAACCTCCACATAAGGTTTTTAGCTATTgcaagggaatgtgagatacccTCCCCTTTCTTAGGTATTCTCACATTCCCTTGTCTTATTgctaattttgtcattttaatcCATTGCCTTAGTTAATTATTGTTTAAGCtcttagttaattaattttaaatcattTACTTCTATATTTTACCATTgccttatttattttagttttaaaatttattaaaataatcatcataacattaaaaaaataactctTCAACCAAATAGATTTATATTACATACCTcagttttaaaccaaacacGGGAATCTAACATTCCTAACAATataacattccgtgaaccaaacgcccccttaatTCTTAGAGGGACCTGAAATACCTATAGTACTTAGCTTCTATTTTCTTATATTGCGCGCGCACACATACATTCTGAAAATTTCTAATGCATACTGTTGTTGCTATGCTATTATAGTCTCTTTCTATTGTTACTATCACTGCTTTGCTAGAGTAGAAAGTACGATTTGTTCTTTAAAATGTTGAAATTGCTTCTGAGTTGGGTGTTTATAATGGGTTTGACTTCAAATTGGTCAGGTATGTTGATAGGATTGCTAATGCTAAATGGGAGTTGAAAGATCTTGGATTGGAGCACAATGGGTATGTTTctgttgcaatttttttttattcccaGATATTTCTATGAGAACTGGATAAGCAAAAATAGGTGTGAGAGATTTTGATTTGGAAATTTTATAAAAGTCTATAATTCTACTGGGGCTTGCGTTTCTGGTAAAAAAATGCAAGTCCCAATGGAGTTTGTCATTTTTGCGAAATGATTTTTTTCCCCATAAATATGCCCACTTGCGTTTGTCAGTATACATACGCCAAACGCAAGTAGGACTTGTGTTTGTTGTATGTATTTCTGTACAGTACAAATGCAAGTCGCCGCAAGTGCGACTtgcgtttttgttttttttttttttgagaaaatattttgtCGCTGGAAAGAGGCGCTGGTGACCACGGTCAGGAAATATGACCACTTTCACGAACTGCCCAACTAGTGTCACCATTGTTGCTACAGCAGACTGCAGAATTGTCATGTTTAGCAGCTATCTCAGGTTTTCCCTCCTGATGATTTTCTCGAACGTGAGCTGCGTTAACGAGAAGAGCAGTGCAAGACAAGCAGAGGTGCCAAGTGCGAACAGCAGTCCTAGGATGTAGTTATCTTGAGAGTTTGAGCTGGTGGAGTTATCATCGTCTTTACCAAACACAAGAAGCATGGGGGCAAAGGTGAGAAGCACAGCAGAGTTGGTAATGCAGGGGGTGAAAATCTCGGCGTTTatgaagaaggagaagatgGCAGTGGAGTTAACAAGAGTGTAAGTAGAGGCTGGAAGGTAATCTATGGCGACAGAATACAGAATCGCACCAGCTGCAAGCACGGCAGATGACACCAAGAACAGTATAGACATCGGAAAGAAGAACTTAAGGAGGGTTTGTGTGGCTGTTGATGATTTGTTGATCGCCAGTAATGGAGGAAGGTGGTGAGAGGAGGAAGGGGATAAGGAAAGGGAAGCCGGCGGTTTGCAGAGTGTCAACGAGCCATTTGCCGTTGCGCCTTGATCGTAAAGAAGTCCCACCGGcgacaaaatatttttttttaaaaaatttttttattaaagaaaCGCAAGTGCAACTTGTGTTTGTGGTCAACTTGCATTTGTACTGTATAGAAATACATACGACAAATGCAAGTCCCAGTTGCGTTTGGCGTATGTATACTGACCTTTGTTGTATTTAtgatgaaaaaaaatcattccgAAAAAATGACAAACTCCATTGGGACTTTTTTACTAGAAACGCAAGTCCCAATGGAGTTTTCCTAAAGTTGTCCATGTTTTTAAATCACCCCATTTTTGTCCACTAGTTTCAAAATTACCCATTTCAGTCAATTTCCCCGTTGTAGAGAGCACAGGATAAGTTTGGTACCTCATTCACTGACCCAGCAAAGACTATAAAATTGAGAATTCCATGTCAAGCCTTTCAATTGTTAGTATGACAtccagaaaatatttaaaaacttcAGAAAGATGAATACTGATATCCAAGCTGCCACATCTTTAGAAACATACACATGGCATTCTATTAATAAGTTGTACTCTTAGCATGAACAACAGAAAGAAAGGATTTAATGGGCTGTTACAGCCCGTA contains these protein-coding regions:
- the LOC116015670 gene encoding syndetin isoform X3; translated protein: MQSNSLPFPLIPLTLFNGGELSEGGFELSRYLFLGSLLFSSPGGTAGGMDLSKVGEKIFSSVRSARSLGLLPASPSDRPEVPARAAAAAAVARVLAGLPPHQRHNLSSSSEELSSEELSSIYGSKPSKVLDDLEEEFYEEDFDPVRHVLEHIPTDENELAYFEEKAASRLAQLDRIAERLSRHVMQHHEVMVKGMNLVRELERDLKVANVICMNGRRHLTSSRNEISRDLIVHRNSKKKQALLDMLPILTELRHALDMQVALETLVEEGNFSKAFQVLSEYLQIMDSLSQLSAVQEMSHGVEVWLGKTLQKLDALLLGVCQDFKEESYTTVVDAYALIGDVSGLAEKIQSFFMQEVLSDTHSVLKTLVQKDFENTNVQGARLTYSDLCIQMPESKFRQCLLATLAVLFKLMCSYHAILSFQPVDKGEVFALAGDIQHVGTIAQTPVVSSTGEMPATCVSLTDNIAAFHPSNIDNGEEVRDGGETASSSGSPWFQLRKDAATFVSQTLHRGRRNLWQLTTSRVAVLLSSPVVCSTSIHQFLTMYEDLNTFILAGEAFCGSEAVEFRQKVKFVCESYFASFHRQNIYALKLVLEKENWLILPPEVTQVVSFAGLIGDGAALIASTSNSLDTRLGHAHKSNDLAQTNSKRSGFSNWLKNENPFLVKLNCSSNEYTDSYFPGSPSSREVGSSNGSYFKKDSTQENHAENHMNGSPSLSEDENEDLHADFIDEDSQLPSRISKPSRSRHRSTLSNDEEMTAQTGSSLTLLRLMDKYARLMQKLEFVNVELFKGISQLFGIFFHFVFESFVNQSTLPGGKVLTDMLPHKLKTALSRITQDCDQWMKPQSSPFNSSSPTSSNTPFTHMDVTPTSPPSLLAGASFSLKERCAGADTISLVARLLHRSKAHLQSMLLKKNSATVEDFYVHLVDVVPDLVEHIHRTTARLFLHINGYVDRIANAKWELKDLGLEHNGYVDLLLGEFKHYKTRLVTGGIQKEVQDLLLEYGLDNVAETLVEGLSRVKRCTDEGRALMSLDLQVLINGLKHFVSVDVRPKLQIVETFIKAYYLPETEFVHWSRAHPEYSKSQVVGLVNLVATMKGWKRKTRLEVLEKIE
- the LOC116015670 gene encoding syndetin isoform X4, whose protein sequence is MQHHEVMVKGMNLVRELERDLKVANVICMNGRRHLTSSRNEISRDLIVHRNSKKKQALLDMLPILTELRHALDMQVALETLVEEGNFSKAFQVLSEYLQIMDSLSQLSAVQEMSHGVEVWLGKTLQKLDALLLGVCQDFKEESYTTVVDAYALIGDVSGLAEKIQSFFMQEVLSDTHSVLKTLVQKDFENTNVQGARLTYSDLCIQMPESKFRQCLLATLAVLFKLMCSYHAILSFQPVDKKQGEVFALAGDIQHVGTIAQTPVVSSTGEMPATCVSLTDNIAAFHPSNIDNGEEVRDGGETASSSGSPWFQLRKDAATFVSQTLHRGRRNLWQLTTSRVAVLLSSPVVCSTSIHQFLTMYEDLNTFILAGEAFCGSEAVEFRQKVKFVCESYFASFHRQNIYALKLVLEKENWLILPPEVTQVVSFAGLIGDGAALIASTSNSLDTRLGHAHKSNDLAQTNSKRSGFSNWLKNENPFLVKLNCSSNEYTDSYFPGSPSSREVGSSNGSYFKKDSTQENHAENHMNGSPSLSEDENEDLHADFIDEDSQLPSRISKPSRSRHRSTLSNDEEMTAQTGSSLTLLRLMDKYARLMQKLEFVNVELFKGISQLFGIFFHFVFESFVNQSTLPGGKVLTDMLPHKLKTALSRITQDCDQWMKPQSSPFNSSSPTSSNTPFTHMDVTPTSPPSLLAGASFSLKERCAGADTISLVARLLHRSKAHLQSMLLKKNSATVEDFYVHLVDVVPDLVEHIHRTTARLFLHINGYVDRIANAKWELKDLGLEHNGYVDLLLGEFKHYKTRLVTGGIQKEVQDLLLEYGLDNVAETLVEGLSRVKRCTDEGRALMSLDLQVLINGLKHFVSVDVRPKLQIVETFIKAYYLPETEFVHWSRAHPEYSKSQVVGLVNLVATMKGWKRKTRLEVLEKIE